The Salvelinus namaycush isolate Seneca chromosome 19, SaNama_1.0, whole genome shotgun sequence DNA window CGTCTGGACTCCGAACACAAATGAACCACAACCTGACCATAACTTACCCATAGATAACCTGAACCTGACCACATTGTATTACTCCCGTCTCAACGTCTGGTGTTATGGGACAATCACATGTAGATGGATGGGTGTTCTATCAATCATCACTGTGAGTGAATCTCAAAATGGCACCCAGCTAATGGTCAATGCTTATGATTTGGGGTTTAGTCATCTGATCCTCGATCTGTGGTTAGGGGCAACATGTCAACTGGTCCTTGACAACGGCGCTCTGCCCCGGTTGCAGTGGAGACGGTTGCCAGGGCTCACCTGTCCGTTACTGGTGAAGGTGGTGTTGTCGAACAAGAAGTAGGCACCAAAGAAGAAGATACAGGCATTGAACAAGCCCAGGCACGTCCAGTAGAGGAACACGGGCCAGCGCAGGAGAGCGTTCTTAGCTACGTCCCTgtgacggaaagagagagagagatgggaggagggggagagagcgaggagggGAGATAAACAGAGAATGTTTCAACAAACAGAAACAATATAATTGGTTCAAACCTTTTTTTCTGTGTGGGAATTATACTGTCTTTCAAAACAGTTTTAGTGGGATGTTCCTCTGACCTGTACAGAGTGGGATCTCTCTTGAGCATCTCTATGCTGATGTGTTTCTCTATGAGGCTGTAGAGGAGGATGGGCAGCGAGGTGAAGCTGATGTTGTACAGCGTCAGGTAGGCTGTGTCGTACAGTGGCTGCACAGAGACACAAACAGCACAGTCAGAAAGATACAGACCACACATGACAAAACAGGCAGCCATGACGGGCAACCGTTATAGGCAACCGTCATTTAGGATGATTCTGAGCACCTACCTGCTGTGAGAATCCACAGAAGAACTGATAGAGGAACTGAGGGAAGATGAAGCACACATtctggagagcgagagagtgaaagTGGGAGAAACAAAGTGAGAAAGGGAGGACTAAACATTGTTCCTCATTCAGCTGCTTGCAGCGTCGTGCCTCGACATTTGGCTCACCAATGGCTCTCTCTTCTGGGACAGGTACCAGGCTGAGGTGGTGTCAAATTCCCAGGTTGTGTCATTCAATACTAAACAATTGAAATGTGTGCCCAGTAAATGCCCAGTATTAGTGTCAGTAGTAAAGCTCACCTTGTAGAAGAAGTACTGCACCAGCTCAGCGATGCGGATGTAGTAGAAGTGTCCGTGCACCAACAGCATCTTCTTCAGGTGTTTGAACTTTGGGATGGCGTAGTCACTGTTCCTCGCCGCCTGGCGCCCCTCCTTACCCATGATGCcttagaagacagaaagggattGGTTGATTGATGGAAAACATTCATACCAATAGGTCTTCGTGAAATATCTAGTGTCTGTTTTGACACCAATGAGATGTCTGGGACCTAATGACTCCCAACAATCATAGAATAGAAATGAGTGCTAGCTGAGGGTTCCCACCAATCAGAGTAGACCCAAGAGCTTGCCAATCAGAGAGATGAGCTCACCGATGCCCACGTGTGCCTCGAGAATCATGCTGACGTCGTTGGCTCCGTCTCCGATGGCCAGAGTGATGGGGTGCTCCTTAGATGCCTTGATCAGCTTCACAATCTGGACAGACAACAGTCATACCACAACTTATTAAATACCAAAATAATACTGCTAATAAGGTACAGACTAAGATGCATTTTAAAAATCACTTGACAGTTCACCTCTTGCCTAACTAGGTCATTATAGTAGAAGACCAGTTTTTCACAATGACTTAACAGGCTAACTAACCACTCTCTATCTCACTGGTTTCCCATGTGAGACAGGAAGTGACATCAGACCAACCTGTGCTTTCTGTAGGGGCGCCATGCGGCAGCAGAGCACGGCACTGCAGTTCCTAGAGATCTCCAGGAAGATTTCTCTGTAGTTCCCTGAGCCAGAGCTCTCTGGACTGGGCTTCAGCACAGCAGACAGGGTGGCCCCGTCTATGATCAGACCATAGTCCTGACATTCCACAGACAGCCTGGGGaaatacacacagatacagatgttaacacacagagatacacacataccgtgaaaacacacaaacaaaacataGGAACACAAAATGTGCAGCCTACCCTGACAGGGAGCGTTGTCTGAGTACAGTCCTGCTCAGGTCAAACAGAACATCATGCAAACTCTGTTCCTCTGTGCGTTTCTTGGTCAGCTCCAGTATCTGTGTGGAGCGGCGGAACAGTTTGCTAGCGTAGCACGTAGCCGCCGCTGTCTCCATCTTGTCCCCCGTCAGCACCCATACCTTCATCCCAGCCTTTTGGAGAGACTCGATGGTGTCTGCTGCCTTCTCCTGGAGCCTGCACAGCAGTCAATAGGTTGTTAGAATTACACGTCACAATAGGCTGTATGGACGTTTCAAAGTACGCAAGATAGAAATTGTGACATTATTGATCAATAATATTAGTTTTCACCCTATTCGTTTTATAtttattattaaaaaatataattcaattaaataataatatttattataaaaaaatagAATTCAATTCAAGAGATAACCTCTTGAATTAAATCCTGATTAAAAAGACTACATTGATTCCACACCATTGTAAAAACAATCAAGGCCGAGAAAGAGTTAGAGTATTTCCTTTGTGGTCATTGATAACTCCTGTAGTCAATAAGTCTCCTCGGCCAGCAGCCGATGGGTTAACACACTGATCAACTCAGTCCGGTTATTGATGACTAATCTATACAAGGCCAGGTCAATGTGTATCATACATCAGAGGGCTAGTCGATTAGGAAAACAAGTGGTCATCAAATCAGAAATTCCATGATGGTAAATCTCCCTTTTACATCTCTCGCTTCTtttaccctctcctctctctcacttcttttacccactctctttccccctctcctctctctcacttcttttacccactctttccccctctcctctctctcacttcttttacccactctttccccctctcctctctctcacttcttttacccactctctttccccctctcctctctctcacttcttttacccactctctttccccctctcctctctctcacttcttttacccactctttccccctctcctctctctcacttattTTACccactctttccccctctcctctcactcactTCTTTTACccactctttccccctctcctctctctcacttcttttacccactctttccccctctcctctctctcacttcttttacccactcactctccccctctcctctcgctCACTTCTTTTATCCACTctttccccatctcctctctctcacttcttttacccactctttccccctctcctctcgctCACTTCTTTTACccactctttccccctctcctctcgctCACTTCTTTTACccactctttccccctctcccctcctgctgtttcccctgaatctcctttccctctctcctgctcccttTTTCTTCACAACTCCTGCTTTCCATCTTCCTCTCGCTCCTTCCCCGTCCTCCCTCGCTCACCACCTCGTATCTCCAATCCCCCCCTCtgcctcccctttctctcctacCTGTCCTCCACGGCCGTAGCCCCCAGCAGGGTGAAGTCCCTCTCAATGAGGTCATAGGCTTGGGCCAGCCGTTGATCCCTGTCCTTCAGGGCCAGCTTGGCGTCGCTCAGCTGATGACATGCTTCCTCATACTCCGCTGGGGACAGACTTCTGTAGGCCACACACAGGGTCCGTAAGCCCTCCTGACAGAGGTAAACGAGAGACTCAGTTGAGTGAAAGAGATTATGGTTATGCCTGTTAAaaagggcaatctgcagttgctacatccatttttggacgtATTCTTGAACAACATAACTTAGGTACTTTACCCCACTGTTTATATCGAAgttgtttttggggtatctgtacttacctttactatttatgtttttgacaacttttacttcactgtattccgaaagaaaataatggactttttacaccatacatgttccctgacacccaaaagtacttgttacattgtGAATGcttatggtccaattcacacacttcacatccctggtcatccctactgcctctgatcactaaacacacatgcttcgtttgtaaaagatgtctgagtgttggagtgtgactcTGGCTGTgcataattatttattttttaaaattggTACCGACTGGTTTGCTGAACATAAGGAATTTTACTTATGATACTCaagtatttttaaaaccaaatactttaaaacttagcctcaagtagtattttactgggtgactttcacattCACTTGAGTCatctattaaggtatcttcacTTTTACCCAAGTATGACAaatttggtactttttccaccactgcttataaatgcctcatgaactCAGTTCAaatgtcgtaccccatcagaacccaacataagcttgttttacttcaatgtttgtaaacaaagtaaatgaaAACACACTGTATAGCCACAAAACAATAATTAAAGCTATACTttcatatcatggatggtcagtccttgcatccacagcggtttatgaatttgagagtggttacatttctccagccccatccctcagctttttatgAAAACTATTGGCGGGGAGGGCAATTCTATTGCTTCAACAGTGAATTGCCCCTTGAAGGTAATAGCAGCCACAGTACTATGACCATAGCAGATATATGATTTAGGGTTGTGAGACTCAAGATATATATCTGGAGTTTTGGTTATGCTATAGGCATATTAGAAGTAGAAGTATTAGGGCTGCGGTGTGCGATTAAGGGTTTTGGTGTCTGTatcaacactgaacaaaaatataaacgcaacatgcaacaatttcaaagattttactgagttacagttcatataaggaaatcagttaatttaaatacattcattgggttcaaatctatggattttacatgattTGGAATACagatgttggtcacagataggtgtgaccactatttgcctcatgcagcgccacacatctccttcgcatagagttgatcaggctgttgattgtggccagtggaatgttgtcccactcctcttcaatggctgtgcgaagttgctggatattggcgggaactggaagacgctgtcgtacacgtcaatccagaacatcccaaacgTGTTCAaggggtgacatgtctggtgagtatgcaggctatggaagaagtgggacattttcagcttccaggaattgtgtacagatcctagtGACATGCGGCTGGGCATTATCACGCTGAAACATGTGATGACGGTGGATGAATGGCGCGACAATGGGCCTCAAAATTtcatcacggtatttctgtgcattgaaattactattgataaaatgcaattgtgttcgttgtcggtagcttatgcttgcccataccatGACCCccccgccaccatggggcaccctgttcacaacattgacaaaagcaaaccgctcgcccacacgacccCACACTGCCCAGTACGTTTGAAACCAGGATTTATCCGTGAAGGGCACACTTCTCCAgcttgccagtggccatcgaaggtgagaatttacccactgaagtcggttacgacgccaaactgcagtctggtcaagaccctggtgaggacgacgagcatgcagatgagcttcccagagacggtttctgacagtttgtgcagaaattcttcagttgtgcaaacacacagtttcatcagctgtctcaTACAattccacaggtgaagaagccggatgtggaggtcctgggctggcgtggttacacatggtttgCGGTTGCAaggtcggttggacgtactgccaagttctctaaaacgacattggaggcagtttatggtagagaaattaacattaaattatctggtggcgttcctgcagtcagcatgccaattgcatgctccctcaaaacttgagacatctgtggcattgtgttgtgtgacaaaacagcacattttagaggggcacctgtttaatgatcatgctgtttactcagcttcttaatatgccacatctgtcaggtggatggattatcttggaaaaatgctcactaacagggatatcaacacatttttgcacaaaatttgagagaaataagtttttgtgcatatggaacatttctgggatcttttatttcagctcatgtaaagtgttggtcccatgtttcatgttctgtttATATTTCTGCTCAGTACAAAGAAAAGATGCTATatagagactgtgtgtgtgtgtgtacacttgtGTATAGacttaccacagcattctgctccACCCGTGCCCTCACCTGCTCCACCTTCCCTGACACCACCCTGGGAAAGATGGAGGTGTCTGCCCCTTTACAGAACAACAGGTACTCCCCtgaggacacacaaacacacatacagttgaagtcggaagtttacatacacttaggttggagtcattaaaactggtttttcaaccactccacaaatttcttgttcacaaactatagtgttggcaagtcggttaggacatctactttgtgcatgacacaagcaattttcccaacaattgtttacagacagattatttcactgtatcacaattccagtgggtcagaagtttacgtacactaagttgactgtgcctttaaacagcttggaaaattccagaaaatgatgtcatggctttagaagcttctgataggctaattgacatcatttgagtcaattgggggtgtacctgtggatgtatttcatagCCTACCGTTATTTCATAGCctactctttgcttgacatcatgggaaaatcaaaagaaatcagccaagacctcagaaaaaaaattgtagacctccacaagtctggttcatccttgggaggaatttccaaacgcctgaaggtaccacgttcatttgtaccaacaatagtacacaagtataaacaccatgggaccacacagccgtcataccgctcaggaaggagacgcgttctgtctcctagagatgaacgtactttggtgcgaaaagtgcaaatcagtcccagaacaacagcaaaggaccttgtgaaaatggaggaaacaggtacaaaagtatctatagccacagtaaaacgagtcctatatcgacataacctgaaaggccgctcggcaaggaagaagccactgctccaaaaccaccataaaaaagccagactacggtttgcaactgcacatggggacaaagatcgtacttttggagaaatgtcctctggtctgatgaaacaaaaatagaactgtttggccataatgaccatcgttatgtttggaggaaaaagggggaggcttgcaagccgaagaacaccatcccaacggtgaagcacgggggtggcagcctcatgttgtgggtgtgctttgctgcaggagggactggtgcacttcacaaaatagatggcttcatgaggaaggacaattatgtggatatattgaagcaacatctcaggacatcagtcaggaagttaaaccttggtcgcaatgggtcttccaaatggacattgaccccagcatacttccaaagttgtggcaaaatggcttaaggacaacaaagtcaaggtattggagtggccatcacaaagccctgacctcaaccccatagaaaatgtgtgggcagaactgaaagtgtgtgcgatcaaggaggcctacaaacctgactcggttacaccagctctgtcaggaggaatgagcaaaaattcacccaacttattgtgggaagcttgtggaaggctacctgaaacgtttgacccaagttaaacaatttaaaggcaatgctaccaaatactaattgagtgtatgtaaacttctgacccactgggaatgtgatgaaggaaataaaagctgaaataaataattctctctactattattctaacatttcacattcttaaaataaagtggtgatcctaactgacctaagacagggaatttttactaggattaaatgtcaggaattgtgaaaaactgagtgtaaatgtatttggctaaggtgtatgtaaaaacttcgacttcaactgtaggtttcATTGTATACATCTGAATCTCTGAGTTTCTATTCATTATTATGTGAATGATATAGtgtttgtatgagtgtgtgttacCTGAGCAAGACTTGACAATGACGCTCATTCTCCTCCTGACAGAGTCAAAGTTGAGCACGTGAAGCAGCTCAAACCTGGAGCACACACAGGAGACGACAACTCCCTTAGTACCAGACATAATACACAGGACATTCTCTAATAATGTACACAGCAATAAGAGGGGCTAGTGACAAAAACAGAATAGTCAAATTAAAAGTCATTGTAATAGATTAatcatcctcctctttccctcccatTACTttgtatctccctctctttcttcttcctTCGTTCTCTCTTAAAATGGACATTTCATAGACAGCCCACTGCAGAGAGGGATGTAGATACTGATATTATACAAGTGGTCCCTGTGGGATCCAAACCAGCTATTTAAACCCTTGATAAATCCACCAATTCTGGAGTCTTCTGTTCCCACACACTTCTATGTGACTTTTCACTGGGGTTTCACATGCATTTTTCTTGGCAGTGGTGTCTTAGTATAAGGAAGTTGAATTTTTGCTAAAATGTTTACAGACATCCTGCACACAAACCAAAGCACGTAGGGTTTGCCAATTGGCAGCAATATGGTCAGAATGAACTTCAATTATGTGGAATCAATTAATAACTTGAGTTATGCATGCATAACTTAAACATGAATACTCTATGGTTTCACAGGAAGCTGTGAAATACTAAACTCCAAAATAAAAGATGGGACAATCACGAATTATGTTCTGAGCAAAGCCCTACCTTTCAATCTCATCGTCCTTATTGAGTATTTCCATATGACTGTCTTTGAGTCTCAGATAGGTGTACCCCaacctgagagagagaatgtgtgtgtgcgtgaaaaTGTAGAGAGGGAAGAGAATGTTCTGTAGGTTAGAAGGAGATACACTCtttgtaccagtcaaaagtttggacacacctactcattcaagggttttggtctatttttactattttctacattgtagaataatagtgaagacatcaaaactatgaaataacacatatggaaacatgtagtaaccaaaaaaaagtgttaaacaaatctaagtatattttagattttagattcttcaaagtagccaccctttgccttgatgacagctttgcacactcttggaatatAAATCATATTTagatgtgtttaacacttttttggttactacatgattccatgtgttatttcatagttttgatgtattcactattattctacaacgtagacaatagtaaaaataaagaaaaaccctggaatgagtaggtatgtccaaacttttgactggtagtgtacatcAGTTTGACAGTAGACACCCATCCAGTACAGCACTGAGGTCGTTACAACAGGGCCACTATGACAGAGTCCAGTACAATAACGTGATCAGCTGCACCCTAAACAGACCCACCACCATGACCAGAGACCATGGAGTTGTAAATGTGAGCATGTGTTCTTACACGTGTGAGATAGAAAGAGCATGACTAAGTgcgtgtgtacagtgtgtgcgtACATGCGTGAATGGGTGTGAGAAAAAGCATGACTATTTGTGTTCTTGTTTATCACTATGTGTGTATTGCCTAGTGCAGGGTGTCAATCTGGCCTGCGAGTGGTATGAAGTAAATCGATCTCAATCGACATcgaaatgactaaaaccaaatcgaaactgtatagaaatgataatggacctaccTTTATAGTCtattcactctgtccagcttgctaaAAGTCATCGAAACGAAAGCTAGACAGTCATGGAGAATTGAAAATTCCAAAAGCGATTTtggaatttaatcaattttaagtGCAAAGAACATTGTGAGGTCCGAATGCGCCCCGCAGTGCAAAaatagtttgacacccctggcctaGTGTGTGTAtcactaagtgtgtgtgtattgttaaaTGTGTGCATgtattgtgtgcgtgtgtgtgtccttcagtgtgtgtgtatgtgtccttcagtgtgtgtgtgtcaattgaggctcctcagaggaagaaggagaggaccatcctcctcagtaaatttcataaaaattaaaagtgaaacattaaaaaaaatatatatcttttttagataaaactatgctaaatatatttacgtcaccaaataattgattcaaAAGCACCGTTTTGCAATGAAAGTTTACACTCTGTAggttagcaccatggtgtagctggaggacagctagcttctgtcctcctctgagtacattggcttcaatacaaaacctaggaggctcatggttccctttcccccttccatagacttacacagtaattatgacaatgtccggaggacgtcctccaacctatcagagctcttccAACATgcactgacatgttgtccacccaaacaaaggatcagagaatgtatctagtactgaaagcatatgctacagctagctagcattacaGTGCAGAGTGAGAAACCACAGTTTAGACATGCTTTTCTCATCTTAGTTACTTTGTATCTAATCCAATGCAACAATGTTAAGGTATGATTGACGGTAGGTCGTCACACCCACTAGTTTAATGAGCTTTGTCTCCTGTTTCACCACACAGATCTTTACTATAGACTACTGAGGTATTCTGTATGTGAAactctgtctgcaattgcattttattactAAAAAGTTTTATACCAAGGTTCCTGTGTCATCTATCTGGAAAACTGATTGTTAAAGGAGACTTACATCACCCCATGCAAAGGACCACCCAACACCACTGCGGCCCGCCGgtttaactgctaaactgctttctgaCTGTACACTATACTGCATGAACGTAGTGGGTTTACGAACGTGTTAGTTCTCATAGACTATGatgtgacaacgatgtaggctgtgtgtagtggttagcggtcatgatatgaaagtttggcttggaaaggttttttcgcctggtcccagacagctgatgtgttgtgcactgaaatccacaagtgaagggaaaaggtgagaggagagcgcatagatagctgcaagaaggaattatatatacactgtacaacaagcaaagtgatgatgctgtttgtatgtggctgaaACTGaactgtttgcgtgtgatcaagggtgtattcattccaccgattctcttgaaaaatgtttcttaaatgaAAAGAAACGAGGATATACATACCTGCATTTGCCCAATaaaaactctcatttgcaactgttggactaatgattccaccctagatcagctagatgcactCAAAATTATCATCATCTCGACCTGTGGCCCAACGTTGTAAACAATCATTCATAGTCTAGGttatagcaacctcatgatgggtacagtgAAAATTTGAGTATTATCTAGTAGCCTAAACCTAGCGAtattacattgaactgggtgaatggcatatgaatgacagtcacccaatatcctccctcatcttaaacggcaccgaccgccactggtgtgtgtgttacctcgtCATGCCCTCCACCAGAGCCACCTCATCAGGAGAGGATGATATGTAGAAGGAGGTGGGTTTTCCCAGGTGGATCCCTCTCTTGATGCTAtccactgtctcctcctccttcacctgCACCGTGTGGCACAGACACAGAGCCCGGAAGAACAGGTCCTCATGCTCCtgagacacacaggaacacagacaCACTATTACACACTGGTACACACTGGTACACACTGGTACACACTGGTACACACTGTGTCTTACCCTGCGGTATCCTCCAGGCGAAGAGTCGATCATGTCTATGCTGGAAGCAGCACTGAGGATCTGTCCATTACAGATGGCGTGGGGGATATAGACGTGTCCGTCCACACAGCACTCTATAAACTCCATGTTGTTCTCTGTCAACGTCCCTGTCTTATCAGTAAACACATACTCTacctgcacacacagacagaagcaGACGTTATATTTAGATGCTGACCtaggcccgtatccacaaagcatctcagagtagaaaattggtcaTACGTTGTGAGAAAAGAGACATTTTACTCCTACGGGAAAAAACTAAAGCTATACATGAAGCCCCTTTATTCATAACAGTCACACAGAGTCGACAGATATTTAGGAGACTTTGTGAGCTGTACTAACCAGTTAAGAGTTACCAGCAGGTGtcttaataatggaaaaatgcaGCGAGTCAGTGGTTCATGCAATTGCTTTGGAGTTGTTGAAAGATTTTTTTTATAATTCTAAAGAATCAATCCacaaataatctagacctacatgaaACAGCATCACTTGTGCCTTTGACAATGATTTCACATAACACCTAGTTAAATAATTGAAAGGAAAATATATGAAATAACTACATTATGCTGTTATTTCAAGTTATCCCTTTGGAGTGCAATATCACGTTAAAAAAGAAGCCTAAATTAGGCATACCTATAAATTGGGTAATTAAAGACATCTAGAGCTTATGTTAACTTTGATTGTCTTTGATGAAAACGACAGACCTTTCAAACATTGTATGCAACATTACCGGTGAGTGGCTTGGGGCTGACTGTGACAAAGCGATTTAGAGTTGTTGAATGGGAGTGACAAGTGTGTTGATAACtgtaatattgtcaaaattctaattttaacaaccatcagaattggtaAAAACAAAAGCTTATT harbors:
- the LOC120064302 gene encoding probable phospholipid-transporting ATPase IH isoform X5, with translation MDFSVLRNLISRYCAGEEYWVDSRTVYIGHKEPPPAAEAYIPQRYPDNRIVSSKYTLWNFIPKNLFEQFRRIANFYFLLIFLVQLIIDTPTSPVTSGLPLFFVITVTAIKQGYEDWLRHKADCSINECPVDMVQQGMVVRTQSSKLRVGDVVMVREDETFPCDLILLSSSRGDGTCYVTTTSLDGESSHKTYYAVPDTMAFKTEQEVDSLHATIECEQPQPDLYKFVGRINIYKEREDPIAKPLGAENLLLRGATLKNTEHIYAVAIYTGMDTKMALNYQSKSQKRSAVEKSMNAFLIVYLCILISKAVINTVLKYAWQWSADRDEPWYNHRTEIDRERHVVIRAFTDFLAFMVLFNYIIPVSMYVTVEMQKFLGSYFIAWDKDMYDEELGVGAQVNTSDLNEELGQVEYVFTDKTGTLTENNMEFIECCVDGHVYIPHAICNGQILSAASSIDMIDSSPGGYRREHEDLFFRALCLCHTVQVKEEETVDSIKRGIHLGKPTSFYISSSPDEVALVEGMTRLGYTYLRLKDSHMEILNKDDEIERFELLHVLNFDSVRRRMSVIVKSCSGEYLLFCKGADTSIFPRVVSGKVEQVRARVEQNAVEGLRTLCVAYRSLSPAEYEEACHQLSDAKLALKDRDQRLAQAYDLIERDFTLLGATAVEDRLQEKAADTIESLQKAGMKVWVLTGDKMETAAATCYASKLFRRSTQILELTKKRTEEQSLHDVLFDLSRTVLRQRSLSGLSVECQDYGLIIDGATLSAVLKPSPESSGSGNYREIFLEISRNCSAVLCCRMAPLQKAQIVKLIKASKEHPITLAIGDGANDVSMILEAHVGIGIMGKEGRQAARNSDYAIPKFKHLKKMLLVHGHFYYIRIAELVQYFFYKNVCFIFPQFLYQFFCGFSQQPLYDTAYLTLYNISFTSLPILLYSLIEKHISIEMLKRDPTLYRDVAKNALLRWPVFLYWTCLGLFNACIFFFGAYFLFDNTTFTSNGQMFGNWTFGTLVFTVLVFTVTLKLALDTHHWTWINHFVIWGSLLFYIIFSLLWGGIIWPFLNYQRMYYVFMQMLSSGPAWLGIILLITISLLPDVVKKVLCRTLWPTATERAQSNRPCLTVELSTIFVLTQSDSRLSF
- the LOC120064302 gene encoding probable phospholipid-transporting ATPase IH isoform X4; protein product: MDFSVLRNLISRYCAGEEYWVDSRTVYIGHKEPPPAAEAYIPQRYPDNRIVSSKYTLWNFIPKNLFEQFRRIANFYFLLIFLVQLIIDTPTSPVTSGLPLFFVITVTAIKQGYEDWLRHKADCSINECPVDMVQQGMVVRTQSSKLRVGDVVMVREDETFPCDLILLSSSRGDGTCYVTTTSLDGESSHKTYYAVPDTMAFKTEQEVDSLHATIECEQPQPDLYKFVGRINIYKEREDPIAKPLGAENLLLRGATLKNTEHIYAVAIYTGMDTKMALNYQSKSQKRSAVEKSMNAFLIVYLCILISKAVINTVLKYAWQWSADRDEPWYNHRTEIDRERHVVIRAFTDFLAFMVLFNYIIPVSMYVTVEMQKFLGSYFIAWDKDMYDEELGVGAQVNTSDLNEELGQVEYVFTDKTGTLTENNMEFIECCVDGHVYIPHAICNGQILSAASSIDMIDSSPGGYRREHEDLFFRALCLCHTVQVKEEETVDSIKRGIHLGKPTSFYISSSPDEVALVEGMTRLGYTYLRLKDSHMEILNKDDEIERFELLHVLNFDSVRRRMSVIVKSCSGEYLLFCKGADTSIFPRVVSGKVEQVRARVEQNAVEGLRTLCVAYRSLSPAEYEEACHQLSDAKLALKDRDQRLAQAYDLIERDFTLLGATAVEDRLQEKAADTIESLQKAGMKVWVLTGDKMETAAATCYASKLFRRSTQILELTKKRTEEQSLHDVLFDLSRTVLRQRSLSGLSVECQDYGLIIDGATLSAVLKPSPESSGSGNYREIFLEISRNCSAVLCCRMAPLQKAQIVKLIKASKEHPITLAIGDGANDVSMILEAHVGIGIMGKEGRQAARNSDYAIPKFKHLKKMLLVHGHFYYIRIAELVQYFFYKNVCFIFPQFLYQFFCGFSQQPLYDTAYLTLYNISFTSLPILLYSLIEKHISIEMLKRDPTLYRDVAKNALLRWPVFLYWTCLGLFNACIFFFGAYFLFDNTTFTSNGQMFGNWTFGTLVFTVLVFTVTLKLALDTHHWTWINHFVIWGSLLFYIIFSLLWGGIIWPFLNYQRMYYVFMQMLSSGPAWLGIILLITISLLPDVVKKVLCRTLWPTATERAQRVRADGVCEGSVSPATGPDPSPVAGGGGSESDMLCPARTCEGERGGH